The Chitinophagales bacterium genome segment AATTGCGGGGAGCCATTGTAGCACATATATCGGTCATTGCCAACAATATGGGTTCGGCCAGTGTTTTTTTCAAGGAATGGAAATATTTTACCGAAGTCAATTACACCGCTTTCATGGCCAAAAGAAGCAGCTATGAAAGCATTTTTAGAAACATTATCCACCAGGGTATAGAGCAGGATTATTTTGAAGCAGTTGATGTGAATTTTATCATCAAGCTTTTGTTTTCCATGATGAACGACCTGTCAGATTGGTACAATAAAGAAGGCGAATTAAGCCCAATTGCAGTAGCTGAAAATATCCATCTACTGATTTACAATGGTATAAAAAAGAAAAACTAGAAATTATGTACGGAGGAGGAGCAATTTTTAACGACAAAGATTTAGAAAAAGCGGGAAAGGAAGAAGATCCAAAGTTATTGGAAGCTTTTCAGGCAAGGATAGATAGAGGCGAAAAAATTGAACCGCATGACTGGATGCCCGCCCAATACAGAAAACAACTGATAAGGATGATTGAGCAACACGCTCATTCAGAAATCATAGGAGCCTTGCCCGAGGGCACTTGGATAACAAGAGCCCCGGGATTTAAAAGGAAAATGGCACTGATTGCCAAAGTTCAGGACGAAGTGGGACATGCCCACCTACTCTATTCTGCTGCAGAAACATTAGGAAAGCCCAGGGAACAAATGATCAACGACTTGCTTTCGGGAAAGTCAAAGTATTCCAATGTATTCAATTATCCTGCCGAAACATGGGCGGATGTTGCTGTTATTGGATTTTTAATTGATGCAGCAGCAATTGTCAATCAATTGGCCAATTCCAAAGGTTCCTATGGTCCTTACAGTCGCGCCCTGCACAGAATTTGTGCAGAGGAAGCTTTTCACCTTAAGCAGGGACACGACAATTTTGTGTACCTCGCTACAGGAACTGAAACCCAAAGAAACATGCTACAAGAAGCCATTAAAAGATGGTACAAACCAATCATTCACTTTTTTGGACCGCCCGATCCGGAATCAAAACACTCCGATCAATTGATGCGCTGGAAAGTGAAAATGGCATCGAATGACGATATGCGCAATCAATTTTTGAGTACTTATGTGCCAAAAGTAAGAGAACTTGGATTGGATTTCCCCGATCCAAATTTGAAGAAAAATACGGATGGCACCTGGACTTTTTCAGACCCAGATTGGGATGAATTCTGGAGAGTGATCAAAGGCGATGGCCCCTGCAACAAAGAACGAATTGGAGTAAGAGCCTGGGCAGAAGAACACGGCAGATGGGTAAGGGAAGCATTGCTTACACCTGCCAATAAACACACTGTACCGGCAGCATAATCAGAACTATGAAATCACTTGACCCGAGAATTAACCGACTTGAATTGCCTCACGAGGCCAATGTCGGAGAGAATGAATATTGGTGCACCTTTGAAGTTTTTAAACAAAGCAAAAGAGGCAAACACCACGAACATGTGGGCTCTGTACATGCCCCGGATCCGGAAATGGCACTGGTTTTTGCCAAAGAGCAATTTGGACGCAGAATTGCCTGTGTAAATATGTGGGTTGTAAAATCCTCAGAGGTTTTTGCTTTTAGAACTGAAGATGAAGATATGTTCGAAAATATACCAGACAAGCAGCATCGCGAGGCAGGTATTTACAAAGTAAGGGATC includes the following:
- a CDS encoding TetR/AcrR family transcriptional regulator codes for the protein MTSSTLTRKQQILIIATRLFEKRGYNATSMRDLAKEVGIEPASLYSHFRSKEEILKTVCNRIADEFFEEQEKVLKNENNPVEKLRGAIVAHISVIANNMGSASVFFKEWKYFTEVNYTAFMAKRSSYESIFRNIIHQGIEQDYFEAVDVNFIIKLLFSMMNDLSDWYNKEGELSPIAVAENIHLLIYNGIKKKN
- the paaA gene encoding 1,2-phenylacetyl-CoA epoxidase subunit PaaA, which codes for MYGGGAIFNDKDLEKAGKEEDPKLLEAFQARIDRGEKIEPHDWMPAQYRKQLIRMIEQHAHSEIIGALPEGTWITRAPGFKRKMALIAKVQDEVGHAHLLYSAAETLGKPREQMINDLLSGKSKYSNVFNYPAETWADVAVIGFLIDAAAIVNQLANSKGSYGPYSRALHRICAEEAFHLKQGHDNFVYLATGTETQRNMLQEAIKRWYKPIIHFFGPPDPESKHSDQLMRWKVKMASNDDMRNQFLSTYVPKVRELGLDFPDPNLKKNTDGTWTFSDPDWDEFWRVIKGDGPCNKERIGVRAWAEEHGRWVREALLTPANKHTVPAA
- a CDS encoding 1,2-phenylacetyl-CoA epoxidase subunit B; the protein is MKSLDPRINRLELPHEANVGENEYWCTFEVFKQSKRGKHHEHVGSVHAPDPEMALVFAKEQFGRRIACVNMWVVKSSEVFAFRTEDEDMFENIPDKQHREAGIYKVRDRIQAFKTASAKEK